The nucleotide window CGGGGCGCCACCCGGAGCTGGTCAGCGGCGTCGTCCTGGAAGACCCCGCGCTGTACGGCACCAGGGATGAGGCGGAGTTGCTGGCCCGCGGTGCCGCCCGCGAGCGTGCCCGCGCTGCCCAAGCCGTCGAGCCGACCCACGCCGTCGCCCAAGCCATGGGGGACGCAAGACCCGAGCTGGAGGTGCTGCCCAGCGTGTGGGCCAGCCAGTGCTGTGACCCGGCCCTGCTGCGCACCGGCGTCGTTGCCCCTCAGGTGCCGTGGGAGGAGGCGCTCGCGGCCCTGCGCGTGCCCACGCTGCTGCTGAGCGGCAACCAGCCCGCCAGCGCCCGCGTGGGGGAGGGCGGGCTGGCGCGCGCCCGCGAGCTGAACCCGCGCATTGAGACCGTGCTGATAGACGGCGCCGGGCACCGGGTGCGCGGCACCAGACCCGAGGGTTACTACGCGGCTGTGGAGGCTTGGCTAGAACGCCTACTGGGTCGGTGAGAGGCGGGCTGTGGGAAAGGATGTCTGCGTATACGGCTAAATACCCAGGTGGACGCCAGCCTGACCGCCTAATATCAGCTACTAAGCGCCGACAACGGAGTCGTGTGCCTTATCCCGCCCGCAGACCCACCCCTGGGCACCCAGGAGAGTCCCATGCCGACGCAGAACGTCACCCGTACCCGCACTCGCTCAAAGTCAGAACCCATGAGCAACAGGCAGCGAATAGGCCTGGTGCTGGCAGTCATCGTCTTCATCACTCCGCTCGCGGTGGACGTGCCTGGGCTGGAGGACCTGGGTGAACGGATGCTGTCAGTTTTCCTGCTGGCCATCGTGCTGTGGGTCTCCGAGGCTATCCCCCTGGTGGCCACCGCCATGCTCGTGATCGGCTTGGAGGTCCTGCTCATCTCCGACCAGGCCCTGCTGGCAGTGCCTGAGGACGCCACCCCCTACAGCAAGTTCCTGGGCGCCCTAGCAAACCCCGTCATCATCCTGTTCCTGGGTGGATTCTTTATCGCCGACGGCGCCGCCAAGTACCACCTGGACAAGAACCTTGCGGCGGTGCTCATCCGGCCCTTCGCTGGATCAGCCCGTTCCACAGTGCTGGGCCTGATGGTCATCACCGCTCTGCTAAGCATGTTTATGTCCAACACCGCGACCACGGCCACCATGTTCGCCGTCGTCATCCCGATTCTTGCGGCCGTGCCGGAGGGCAAGGCCCGCGCTGGCATTGCCCTGTCCATCCCCGTGGCGGCCAATGTGGGTGGCATCGGCACACCGGTGGGTACACCGCCCAACGCTATCGCCTTGCAAGCCTTGGCTGGGCGTGGCCACCAAGTGTCCTTTGCCAGCTGGATGGCGATGGCAGTGCCGCTGATGCTGGTGATCCTCCTGGGTGCCTGGCTGCTGCTGGCGCTGCTATTCATCCCCAAAGGCCTGGGGGTGGACCTGGAGATGACGGCGAGCTGGCACACGTACCGGCAGGCAGTCACCTTCTATGTGATCGCCACCGTGACCATCCTGCTGTGGATGACCGAGGCCCTGCACGGGATGAGCGCTAACGTGGTGGGCTTCCTTGCGGTGGTGGCCCTGCTGGTCACTCGCGTAATGGGCGGGGATGACATCGCCAAGCTCTCCTGGCCGGTGCTATGGCTTGTGGCGGGTGGTATTGCCCTGGGGCAGGGCGTAGCCGCCTCCAAGCTGGACGTGTGGATCCTCGGCCTCATCAACTGGGAGGCCATGCCCGTACTGACGGTGCTGGTGGTGATGGGGGCGCTAGGGCTCGGCATGTCAAACGTCATTAGCCACTCTGCCGCCGCCAACCTCCTCATTCCCCTGGCCATGAGCCTAGCCACCGGCATCCATGGGCTGGAGCCCACAACCATCGCCGTGGTGCTGGCCCTGGCTTGCTCACTAGGCATGAGCTTGCCGATCTCCACCCCACCCAATGCCATCGCCTACGCCACCGGTGAGGTGGACACCAACGACATGGCCAAGGTGGGTGTGGTGATTGGCCTGGCGGGCACCACCCTGCTGGTGCTGGTCATGCCACCACTGTGGTCCGCCCTGGGGCTGCTGTGAGTGCCGCCGTGCGGGCCGAGGCCCAGACCGAGGGACACACTGGGCTGGTCGTCGCGGTGGTCTCCGCCACCTCCTTGGGGAGCCAGGCCACCCACGAGGTGGAGGCCGGGGTAGGGCAGCTCGCCCAAGTGGTGCGCATGCGCTCCCTGGCGGAACTAGTGGCCCGCGCCGTCGGCCAGGAGGAACCCGCCCTGGGCACCGTCGCCCTCATCATCGCCACCGATGAGGTCGGCAACCTCGACGACGTCGCCTCCCTGGTGGCTCAGAGTCCCGCATTGGCTTCTGCCCGCCTCATCCTGCTAACTGAGCGCACAGACCTGCAGGACCTCGGCCGCGCCATCGACGACGACCTGGTGCGCGAAGTGGTGGCCGTGCCTTGGACCCCCGGAGCCATCGGGGAACGGGCTGCCGCCCAGACCTTCCGTTGGATGCAAGACAACCTCTCCGAGGAGGAGCTGTGCCGTCACGCGGTGACGGAGGACGCCGACCCTGGCGAGCGCCTCTCCCCACTGCTGACCGCCCTGATCCACAGCACGGACGTGCTCACCGGCGAGTTCATCGCCGCCTGCGAGCAGGTGCTCGGGCCCCGCCCCCGCCTGCACCTGCCCGCTGGTGTGCGTCTGACCCGCCAAGGGCAGACCGTTGCTGGGGTGTACATCGTGGTCAACGGGGCGGTGGCGCTCACCCGCGAGACCCGTGTGGGAGAGGTGACACTGCACCATGCCACCACTGGCCGCATCATCGGCCTAGTCTCCCTGGCCTCCCACGGCCGCGCCTACGTCACCTCAACCACCACCACCGACGTCGAGTTGATCCTCCTGTCCATTGAGCAGTTGGACCGCTCACTGCGGGAGAACCCCGTAACCGAGCAGACCCTAGCTGCGCTGCTGATCGCCTCCCTGACCACCCGCCTGGCCCGTTCCGAGATCCTCCAGGTGGAGAAGATTGAGCTGGCCTCCGCCCTGGACGAGGAGCGCAAGCAGGCCACCGTGGCGCTGGCCGCCCTGGAGCAAGCCCGCCTGGAGCTGCTGGCGCAGGAGCGCTTTGCCACCTTGGGTGAGCTGGCCTCCGGCGTCGCCCACGAACTCAACAACCCCGTGGCGGCCCTGGAAGGCGCCAACAAGCACCTGCGACGGGACCTGTCCGCCCTGCTCGCCCGCCATCCCGATGGCGAACTCATCAACGCCACTGCTGCTGCCGCCCGCACCCGCCCCGCCGCCTCCACCCGCCAGGAGCGGGCGGACCGGCGTGCCCTGGAAGCAGTGGTGGGGGACCGTGAGCTTGCCCGGCGCCTAGTGACCCTCGGCATGGGGGCCAGCACCGACCCCAAGCAGGTGCGGGCTCTGATCGCCGACAAGGACCGCTTGTCCGTCGCGCTGCTGGCTGCCTCGTTGGGCCGCGAGGCCCGCAACGCCACCTTGGCCACTGACCGTATCCGGGGCCTGGTTTCCTCCCTGTCCACCTACGTGCGCCCTGAGGGGGAGATGAGCCAGGACGTCGATGTGCGCGAGGTCCTGGAGGACTCGCTGCGGCTGACTGCCCACCGGCTCCACGGTGTGGAGTTGGTGCGCGAGTACGAGGAGGTGCCCACTGTGCCTGGGCGCTCCGGCGAACTCGCCCAGGTGTGGACCAACATCCTGTCCAATGCTGCCGACGCGCTGGCGGCCTGCATGGCCCAGGAGCCGGAAGGTAGCTTCCAGCCGCGAGTGCAGCTGCGTGCGCTGCGGGAAGAAGACACCGTGCGGGTGGAGGTGGAGGACAACGGGCCGGGCATCGACCCAGCCGTCCTGCCACACATTTTTGAGCCCCGCTTCACCACCAAGCACGGTCAGGTCCGCTTCGGCCTGGGCCTCGGTATGGGGCTGGCCAAGAGTGTTGTGGACTCCCACGGGGGAGTTATTGACGTGACGTCGCAACCGGGTCGCACCTGTGTGACCGTGGTGCTGCAGACCGCTACCTCAAGGAGTGCGGAGCGGCACCAGTTCAAAGTGTCCCGGAGTGATGACCAGACGCAGAGCAAGGAGGAGCAATGAAGCTGACTATCCTCGTCGTGGAGGACGAGCCGGAGGTGCGTGACGCCGTGTTGGGGGACCTGGAGGTCTTCTCACCCACCGTCCGCATCGAGCCCGCTGAGGACGTCGACGACGCCTGGGACGTGGTCAAGGAGGTGGATTCAGACGGCGACCGGTTGGCGCTGGTACTGGCTGACCACCGCCTGCCAGGGCGCAGCGGCGTCGACATGCTGGTCGAGATGACCGGTGATGAGCGCACCGCCGCAGCAGGTAAGGTGCTGGTCACCGGGCAGGCGGACCAGGCTGACACCATCAGGGCCGTGAACCAGGCGGGCCTGGATCACTACATCGCCAAACCTTGGGCACCCGCCGACCTGCAGGAAACCGTGCGCACCCAGCTGACTGACTATGTGCTGACGCAGGGCCTGGACCCGCTGCCACACCTGCGGGCCCTGGACGCTGCGCGCGCCATGAAAGCGATCCGCGGCACCGACTAGGGGGCCGACTAGGTGGGGCACAATGGAACGATCCGCTGCTGGTTAGTGGCTTGCGTGGGGCGCATGGGAGGATTGGTGTATGACTGCCTTAAGAAAACCCCTGCGTCCAGTGGTTCCTGATGTGCCCTCCCCCCGCAGCCAGGGAGAGTCCATCGCCACCGTAATGGCCATGCTCACGGTGGCGGCAGTGGGTGTCTACTTTGTGCGCAGCCTGATCG belongs to Actinomyces trachealis and includes:
- a CDS encoding alpha/beta fold hydrolase gives rise to the protein MPTSSSPPRAEPPENPMARPDRTAVTDRDPLTQITAGSPAAPTLVLLHGITSCAAAQAEAITRWVNHDYRVVALDARGHGLSPRWSPAQLAQAGQVLVDDVAATLRELAEAARGREVLGLPVDRDGSGHLRPPVLLGHSMGAATAMVLAGRHPELVSGVVLEDPALYGTRDEAELLARGAARERARAAQAVEPTHAVAQAMGDARPELEVLPSVWASQCCDPALLRTGVVAPQVPWEEALAALRVPTLLLSGNQPASARVGEGGLARARELNPRIETVLIDGAGHRVRGTRPEGYYAAVEAWLERLLGR
- a CDS encoding SLC13 family permease; the encoded protein is MPTQNVTRTRTRSKSEPMSNRQRIGLVLAVIVFITPLAVDVPGLEDLGERMLSVFLLAIVLWVSEAIPLVATAMLVIGLEVLLISDQALLAVPEDATPYSKFLGALANPVIILFLGGFFIADGAAKYHLDKNLAAVLIRPFAGSARSTVLGLMVITALLSMFMSNTATTATMFAVVIPILAAVPEGKARAGIALSIPVAANVGGIGTPVGTPPNAIALQALAGRGHQVSFASWMAMAVPLMLVILLGAWLLLALLFIPKGLGVDLEMTASWHTYRQAVTFYVIATVTILLWMTEALHGMSANVVGFLAVVALLVTRVMGGDDIAKLSWPVLWLVAGGIALGQGVAASKLDVWILGLINWEAMPVLTVLVVMGALGLGMSNVISHSAAANLLIPLAMSLATGIHGLEPTTIAVVLALACSLGMSLPISTPPNAIAYATGEVDTNDMAKVGVVIGLAGTTLLVLVMPPLWSALGLL
- a CDS encoding sensor histidine kinase, whose product is MSAAVRAEAQTEGHTGLVVAVVSATSLGSQATHEVEAGVGQLAQVVRMRSLAELVARAVGQEEPALGTVALIIATDEVGNLDDVASLVAQSPALASARLILLTERTDLQDLGRAIDDDLVREVVAVPWTPGAIGERAAAQTFRWMQDNLSEEELCRHAVTEDADPGERLSPLLTALIHSTDVLTGEFIAACEQVLGPRPRLHLPAGVRLTRQGQTVAGVYIVVNGAVALTRETRVGEVTLHHATTGRIIGLVSLASHGRAYVTSTTTTDVELILLSIEQLDRSLRENPVTEQTLAALLIASLTTRLARSEILQVEKIELASALDEERKQATVALAALEQARLELLAQERFATLGELASGVAHELNNPVAALEGANKHLRRDLSALLARHPDGELINATAAAARTRPAASTRQERADRRALEAVVGDRELARRLVTLGMGASTDPKQVRALIADKDRLSVALLAASLGREARNATLATDRIRGLVSSLSTYVRPEGEMSQDVDVREVLEDSLRLTAHRLHGVELVREYEEVPTVPGRSGELAQVWTNILSNAADALAACMAQEPEGSFQPRVQLRALREEDTVRVEVEDNGPGIDPAVLPHIFEPRFTTKHGQVRFGLGLGMGLAKSVVDSHGGVIDVTSQPGRTCVTVVLQTATSRSAERHQFKVSRSDDQTQSKEEQ
- a CDS encoding response regulator, with the protein product MKLTILVVEDEPEVRDAVLGDLEVFSPTVRIEPAEDVDDAWDVVKEVDSDGDRLALVLADHRLPGRSGVDMLVEMTGDERTAAAGKVLVTGQADQADTIRAVNQAGLDHYIAKPWAPADLQETVRTQLTDYVLTQGLDPLPHLRALDAARAMKAIRGTD